The following coding sequences are from one Sardina pilchardus chromosome 16, fSarPil1.1, whole genome shotgun sequence window:
- the tex261 gene encoding protein TEX261, with translation MWFIYLLSWLSLVIQISFVTLAIAAGLYYLAELIEEYTVATSRIIKYMILFSTGVLVGLYVFEGFPIFMVGVGLFTNLVYFGLLQTFPYILLSSPNFILSCVLVVLNHYLAFQYFAEEYYPFSEVLAYFTICLWVIPFSFFVSLSAGENVLPSTMQQGDDVVSNYFTKGKRGKRSGILLIFSFIKEAVLPSRQKMY, from the exons AtgtggtttatttatttattaagctGGCTGTCGTTGGTGATACAAATATCATTTGTTACCCTTGCAATTG CTGCGGGTCTTTATTACTTGGCAGAGTTAATAGAGGAATATACAGTCGCAACCAGTCGGATTATAAAGTACATGATCCTG TTCTCCACAGGTGTACTAGTCggactgtatgtgtttgagggGTTCCCTATCTTTATGGTAGGGGTGGGGCTCTTCACCAACCTGGTGTATTTTGGCCTGCTGCAGACCTTCCCCTACATCCTGCTTAGCTCGCCAAACTTCATCCTGTCCTGTG TGTTGGTAGTCCTAAATCATTATTTGGCCTTCCAGTACTTCGCAGAGGAGTACTACCCCTTCTCAGAG gtaCTGGCATACTTTACCATCTGCCTGTGGGTGAtccccttctccttcttcgTTTCGTTATCGGCGGGGGAGAATGTGCTGCCCTCCACCATGCAGCAAGGAG atgACGTGGTGTCCAACTATTTCACCAAGGGCAAGAGGGGCAAGCGCTCTGGAatcctcctcatcttctccttcatcaaaGAGGCTGTGTTGCCCAGCCGGCAGAAGATGTACTAA
- the ankrd53 gene encoding ankyrin repeat domain-containing protein 53 — translation MDALQAAACGDVVWLGYILRRRTSLPQRDRQGLTVLHVAAHHGQVKFLEALLEGGIIEVDARCPQGRTPLHLVFTPKSAPSTLASASCLLIHGAQVNAATKAGVTPLHQAAAEGLLEGVQALLGAGADPHLREMNGHTPLDMAKLWCHRQVARASVCQWGSI, via the exons ATGGATGCGCTGCAGGCCGCTGCATGTGGTGATGTTGTGTGGCTCGGTTACATTCTCCGACGTCGGACCTCGCTGCCTCAGCGCGACAGACAG ggtcTTACTGTGCTGCATGTGGCCGCTCATCATGGGCAGGTCAAGTTCCTGGAGGCTCTGCTAGAGGGTGGCATTATAGAGGTGGACGCCCGCTGCCCCCAGGGCCGGACCCCACTTCACCTGGTCTTCACCCCAAAGAGCGCCCCCTCCACCCTGGCCTCCGCATCATGCCTGCTGATACATGGAGCACAAGTCAATGC GGCCACAAAGGCCGGCGTGACGCCTCTGCACCAGGCAGCAGCTGAGGGTCTTCTGGAGGGTGTGCAGGCCCTCCTGGGGGCGGGAGCTGACCCACACCTGAGGGAGATGAATGGCCACACGCCGCTGGACATGGCCAAGTTGTGGTGCCACCGGCAGGTTGCACG TGCTTCAGTGTGTCAGTGGGGATCAATCTGA
- the LOC134060181 gene encoding ankyrin repeat domain-containing protein 53-like: protein MWQKDKKTEVKQRKKLHELKETLQFWHHRNECKEKFDRQGVSEEKVAAWAKHKGVPVKRGPERGCWLLHHTQCTSTDPPAARHQERHQGQPAAPREAWNVSPNPNRPPKASTSRPQGVRTSVRPERVAPAPDLRRSVTLTQEPRGRAFYKTCWEDKPRAAPDLPLGTLKRELFPADYPSRLASPLDFQSHSVLDLPRRRCPSPENEASPWTEIAMHLVEELKEQY, encoded by the exons ATGTGGCAGAAGGATAAAAAGACAGAGGTGAAGCAAAGGAAGAAGCTGCACGAGCTCAAAGAGACTCTACAGTTCTGGCACCATCGCAACGAGTGCAAAGAGAAG TTTGATAGGCAGGGTGTGTCTGAGGAGAAGGTGGCTGCCTGGGCCAAACACAAGGGCGTGCCTGTGAAGCGGGGGCCAGAGAGGGGCTGCTGGCTCCTCCACCACACCCAGTGCACCTCCACGGATCCTCCGGCCGCCAGACACCAGGAGCGCCACCAGGGTCAGCCTGCGGCACCGCGAGAGGCCTGGAACGTGTCCCCAAACCCCAACAGACCTCCCAAAGCCTCCACGAGCCGACCCCAAGGGGTGCGCACCAGCGTCCGGCCCGAGAGGGTGGCACCGGCGCCGGACCTGCGTCGCAGCGTCACGCTGACCCAAGAGCCCAGGGGCCGCGCCTTCTACAAGACGTGCTGGGAGGACAAGCCCCGGGCCGCCCCTGACCTGCCCTTGGGCACCCTGAAGAGGGAGCTCTTCCCGGCGGACTACCCCTCACGCCTGGCGTCCCCGCTGGACTTCCAGAGCCACTCGGTGCTGGACCTGCCCCGGCGCCGGTGTCCGTCACCAGAAAACGAAGCGTCCCCCTGGACTGAGATCGCCATGCACCTGGTGGAGGAGCTGAAAGAACAATACTAG